In Alkalihalobacterium alkalinitrilicum, a genomic segment contains:
- the phnE gene encoding phosphonate ABC transporter, permease protein PhnE, translating to MELIMPPKKKRSVKKIIRNILIAIAIIALYTWTFVSIDIRWDRVFSEQTLRNVGRVIPQLFSPDWSAFPKVMGLMWQTLQMAYTGTLLAAILAIPFGLFAASNMVKNKVLNNFSKGVLNGIRAFPELVLALMFVAAVGPRPFAGVLAIAIGSIGMLGKLYSEVIESIDMNVVEALQANGANRIQVLFYGVLPQIIPEFLSYAIYRFEIDVRASTILGIIGAGGIGTLITISISNRKWDEVGMILLVIIVVVTLIDTISAQIRKRIV from the coding sequence ATGGAACTAATTATGCCACCGAAGAAAAAACGTTCGGTTAAAAAGATTATTCGTAACATTCTTATCGCAATTGCTATTATTGCACTTTATACATGGACGTTCGTTTCTATTGATATTCGTTGGGACCGAGTATTCAGTGAACAAACCTTACGAAATGTTGGACGGGTCATTCCTCAGTTATTTTCACCTGATTGGAGTGCTTTTCCAAAGGTGATGGGCTTAATGTGGCAAACTTTACAAATGGCCTATACTGGAACACTACTAGCCGCGATTTTAGCCATTCCTTTTGGCCTTTTTGCAGCTAGTAATATGGTCAAGAACAAGGTATTAAATAACTTTTCCAAAGGAGTTTTAAATGGAATTCGTGCTTTCCCTGAGTTAGTACTTGCCCTTATGTTCGTTGCCGCTGTAGGTCCGAGACCGTTTGCTGGGGTATTAGCCATTGCAATTGGTTCAATCGGAATGCTAGGTAAGCTCTATTCCGAAGTAATCGAATCGATTGATATGAATGTTGTTGAAGCTTTACAAGCAAATGGCGCCAATCGTATTCAAGTTCTTTTTTACGGAGTCTTACCACAAATCATTCCTGAGTTCTTATCTTATGCTATTTACCGGTTTGAAATCGACGTCCGTGCCTCTACCATTTTAGGGATCATTGGTGCAGGTGGTATCGGTACTTTAATTACTATTTCAATTTCTAACCGTAAATGGGATGAAGTCGGTATGATTTTACTTGTCATTATAGTTGTTGTAACACTTATTGATACGATCAGTGCACAGATTCGAAAGCGAAT